Genomic segment of Agrobacterium larrymoorei:
CTGGCCAACGCGCTTGCGCGAACGCATTCGTGCGGCAGGCCCAACCATGCACTACGCCAAGGGCTTCAAGCCTGCTGACGCAGCATTTATCGCAGTCTGAGGAATACCATGTACCGTTATGACGAGTTCGACCACGCCTTCGTAAAAGGTCGCGTGGAGCAGTTTCGCGATCAGGTGGAGCGCCGCCTTTCCGGTGAGTTGGCCGAGGATGCCTTCAAGCCCTTGCGTTTGATGAACGGCGTTTATCTTCAGCTGCATGCCTATATGCTGCGCGTTGCCATTCCCTACGGCACGCTGAACTCCAAGCAAATGCGGATGCTGGCCCACATCGCCCGCAAATACGACCGTGGCTACGGCCACTTCACCACGCGCCAGAACATTCAGTATAATTGGCCGCGCCTTGCCGATACGCCAGACATTCTGGAAGAACTGGCAAGCGTTGAGATGCACGCGCTTCAAACTTCCGGTAACTGCATTCGCAACGTAACGGCAGACCACTTCGCCGGTGCTGCGGCAGACGAAGTTGCCGACCCGCGCCCTTATGCGGAAATTCTGCGCCAGTGGTCTTCCGTCCACCCGGAATTTTCCTTCCTGCCGCGCAAGTTCAAGATTGCCGTGACGGGTGCGGAGCGCGACCGTGCGGCCATTCAGGTTCACGACATCGGCTTGCACCTGAAAAAGAACGACAAGGGCGAAATCGGCTTTGCGGTCTATGTTGGTGGCGGGCAGGGCAGAACGCCGATGATCGCCAAGAAAATCCGCGAGTTTCTGCCGGAAGAAGACCTGCTGTCCTACACGACCGCAATCATGCGCGTATATAACCTGCATGGCCGCCGGGATAACAAGTACAAGGCGCGCATCAAGATTCTGGTTCATGAAACGGGTGCGGAAGAACTGGCGCGTCAGGTCGAGACCGAATTTGTTCATCTGAAGAACGGCGAGTTGAAGCTGCCCGACGCCGATATCGCTGCGATCACCACTTATTTCGAACCGCCGCAGTTGAAGGATCGCCCCGAGAGCTGGGAGAGCCTTGCGCGCTGGAAAAAGGCGGATGCGGATTTCGCCCGCTGGGTGGACCAGAACGTGCAGCCGCACAAGCACCCTGACTATGGCATGGTGACGATTTCACTGAAGCCAATTGGCGGCATTCCAGGCGATGCAACGGATGAGCAGATGGAGATCGTGGCGGATATCGCCGCCGAATATGCCTTCGATGAAATCCGCATCAGCCACGAACAGAACATCATCCTGCCGCACGTGGCGCTGGCTGATTTGGAGCCGGTTTATCGCGCGCTTGCGGGTGCGGGTCTCGCAACCGCCAATGCCGGTTTGATCACCGATATCATTGCCTGTCCTGGGCTCGACTATTGCGCGCTTGCCAATGCTCGCTCCATTCCGGTTTCGCAGGAAATTTCCAGGCGCTTCGGTGCGCCGGAGCGTCAGGCGGAAATCGGCGAATTGAAGATCAAGATTTCCGGCTGCATCAATGCCTGCGGCCACCACCATGTGGGCCACATCGGCTTGCTGGGCGTGGAGAAGAAGGGCGCGGAACTCTACCAGATAACGCTTGGTGGTTCGGGTGATGAGAACTCCTCCATCGGCGAAATCATCGGACGCGGTTTCGAGCCTGAGAAGGTGACGGATGCGGTGGAGACCATTGTCGACACCTATCTGGGCTTGAGGCTTTCGAAGGAAGAAACCTTCCTCGAAGCATACCGCCGGGTTGGACCGCAGCCTTTCAAGGACGCTTTGTATCCTGCTGCCGCAGAAGCCGCGTAAGGAAGATTGAGATGACGAAAATCTGGAACGAAGGCGGCTTCGTCGAAAACGATAACTGGGTCATTGAGACCGATGAGGTTAAGGCGGGCGAGGGCGAAAATGCTGTTCTTCCGTTGGATGCATTTCTGACGAAGGCGGCGGAAAGCAATGATGTCGGCCTCGGAGTTCTGATCACGCCAGCCGATGACGTTGCCAAGCTTGAGCCATTCATCGACCGCATAGCAATTATCGCGGTAAGCTTCCCGGCCTTCAATGACGGTCGCGGTTTCAGCCACGCATCGCTGCTGCGCTCACGGCTGAATTATCAGGGTGAACTGCGTGCCATCGGTGATGTTCTGATCGATCAGGTTCCGCTGATGCTGCGGACTGGCTTTACCAGCTTTGCCGTTAGCAACGAGACCGCCCTTCGCCGTCTGTCGGAGAATCGTCTGCCCGGTATCGATGTCTACTACCAGCCGACCGCGAAACCGGCGGCGGAAGGTGAAAGCTACAGCTGGCGCAGGCGTGCGGCAGTATGAAACATTGCGTGGAAATATGAGTTTTAGATACATATTTCCATCTGCATAGCGACAATGACATTCCTGTACCTTCAAAACAGGCGCTGAATAGTGTATTTCCGCGCCAAAGAATGTCTGGCATTTTGTGAAAATGAACGGAAAGAGAATGAACGCTCCAGCCAAAACGGAAGAATTTGCGGTCAAAATACCTGATGGCGTCTATGCCGAGACGGTGCTTTCTGTCGAGCATTATACTGACCATCTGTTCCGCTTCCGCATGACGCGCCCGGCTGGCTTCCGCTTCCGCTCCGGCGAGTTCGCCATGATCGGCCTGATGGTTGGTGACAAGCCGATCTACCGTGCCTACTCCATCGCAAGCCCGGCCTGGGACGAGGAACTGGAGTTCTTCTCGATCAAGGTTCCTGAAGGCCCGCTGACCTCTCACCTTCAAGCGATCAAGCCGGGTGACACGGTGCTGATGCGCAAGAAGCCGACAGGCACGCTGGTTCTGGATGCGCTGACGCCCGGTAAACGCCTCTACATGTTCTCCACCGGCACAGGCATCGCGCCTTTCGCGAGCCTTATTCGCGACCCGGACACCTATGAGAAGTTCGAGGAAGTCATCCTCACCCATACGTGCCGCGATGTTGCTGAGCTGAAATACGGCTTCGATCTGGTCGAGGAAATCAGAAACCACGAATTCCTGAGCGAAATCGTCGGTGACAAGCTGAAGCACTACGCCACCGTGACGCGTGAAGACTATCCGTTCAAGGGTCGCATTACCGACCTGATTTCCAACGGAAAGATGTTCACAGATCTCGGCGTTCCAGCTCTCGATCCAGCAATCGACCGCGGCATGATCTGCGGTTCCTCGGCCATGCTGAAGGACACGAAAGAGTTGCTGGAAAAGGCGGGTCTGACCGAAGGTGCGAACAACAAGCCAGCCGAGTTCGTTATCGAGCGCGCTTTCGTAGGCTGAGCATCTTAGAGATGAAAATTCAAAGGAGGCCATTGGCCTCCTTTTTTGTTTCAAGCTTCTGTGGTCTCGTCTTTCGGAACGATGTCTCTGCGGAACATCACGAAAAGAATGATGGCGATGGCCGCAATCCCGCCGCCAACCATATGCGACAGGCCAAACCCGCCCTCGGTGGTCAGCCAGCCCGCTACGCCATTGCTGAGCGAAGCGCCGATGCCCTGAACCGTCATCACGCTGGCAAGACCTACATTGAACCGTCCCGTGCCTTTCAGAATTCGCTCGACTGCGACGGGAGTGACGATGCCAAGCAAACCAGCCCCGATGCCATCCAGCAACTGTACCGGATAAACCACCCAGAATTCATGGAAGGATGCCGCAAGGACGCCGCGCAGGGGCAGGGCGGCAAGTCCGATCAGAAAAACGGTTGATAGGCCAAAACGGCGGATGAGCCAAGGTGTTATGGCGGCTACGAAGATCATGGCAAATTGCGCAACGCCGGTAATGATCGCGGTGGTCTTGAAGGGCGAGTTCAGTTCCACCGCGAAATTCTGCGCAATCAGGCGGCCCATCGGTGCGTTGCCGAAGTGGAAGATCAGGAGAATGATCGCCAGCAGAATGAGGCCGCGCTCGTGAAAGAGAACATCGAAACCGGACGGACCCGGCTTGCCCTCATCATGCCCAAGCCCGCGCGCGACCTCGTGGTCGATGCGGTTCGGGTCGATAGCGGCGATGGCGATCAACGTGCCGATGGCGGTGACGACCATAAGCCCAATGACGCCTGAGACGCCGAAATAGGACACCGCGACATAGGTGGCAAAGAGCGAGGCGAAGTTGCCGCCGTGGTTCCAGAATTCGTTGCGCGATATCTGGTGCGAGAACATTCTCTCGCCGACCAGACCGAGGGTCAGCCCCGCCAGCGCAGGCCCGACAACGGCGCCCACGACGGCGGTCATGATCTGGCCTGACCAGACGACGACCTCGTTGGTGAAGATGAGCGTGATCAGCGCGCCAGCGGTCACCAGAACCACAGGCCCGGCAATGAGAGCCCGCTTCCAGGTGGAGCCATCGACGAGCGCGCCGCAGACTGGCGTAACGGCCAGACCAACAAGGCCGCCGACCGTCGCGATGATGCCAAGCTGCATGGGCGACCAGCCGTTGGTTGCCAGAAACGCGTCGAGAAATGGACCAAGCCCGTCACGCGCATCTGCCAGGAAGAAGTTGAGGACGGCAAGCGCAAACAGCGTTCTGTCGCTAATGCCGCTGCGCGGAGCATTTCCGTATGAACCGGTTTGTGGAGATGAAGAAGCAATAGATGTCATGCGTGATGCTCCAGCATGAGAGGTAAAGCTGGCGACAAACGCGCGGCGGAATGTTTGGTTGCTATAGGCTATAACTATTCGATGGCAGGAACCTTCGGTCAGTCAGTACGTTCGCTTTCCTTAAATAAGGAACAAGCGAAATGACTTACAAGATGACCTCCATCATGGCTGTTGCAGCTGCCCTCATCGCAGCCCCGGCCTTTGCAGATGAAAGTGCATTTCTCTCTTCGCTCTCCGGCAGCTGGAAAGGCAGCGGCACAGTGACCACGCGCATCGGCTCCAAGCCGGTGAACGTCAACTGCACCTTCCAGTCTATCGCCTCCGGCCCCTCGCTTCAGATGAACGGCACCTGCCGTGGTTTCGTCGTCGTCCGTCGCGCGATTTCCGCCGATCTCTCGGCGCGCGGCAACCGCTACTCCGGCAACTATGTCGGCCCCTCCGGCAGACCATCTGCACTCAGCGGCAGTCGCCGTGGAGATGCGATCAATCTGACGGTGCGCTGGAACAAGGACATCAACGGCGACCGCGTTGCCGGTATGACCATCAGCAAGGTTGGCACGAATGGCTTGAGGTTGCGAACGACAGATAAGGACGGCGCGAACGGGCCGACTGTCGTGACGGCGGATATTCGGTTGACAAGGTGAAAGTTGGATTAGCGTCTGCCGGTAAAAGACGTGCGACCCCACTCGCAAACATTCACAGTCAAATCCCGCCCTTGGAATGGACAGTCAACCAACCCATGCTGACCATACCCTGTATTCCATGCACCCGGCCATTTAACCTTCTCGATTCCCGTAGCTGTTGCAGCTCTTAGTGAGGTCCACACAATTTCATCGTGTTGTCGGTAGAGAATTCCGCCCGGCCCCATTTCAGGATAAAATGCAAGATGAAAATCAAACTTGGAGTTAGCAGGTAAATCTGGACCAAACCAGTAGGAGGGACTTCTCCCTTGTTGCCGCCCCACGATCAACGTCAGTGTTTGCGTGGGTCCTCGCGTGCCGAACCAGATTGGTGCGATGATGTCAGGAGAGTACGCCGTGAAAAGCGTTTGCGCTGGAGCGCACAGCTCTTCAGCTGTTGTTCCGGTAAAACGAAACTCTACAAAGTTTCCTGGGGAAATGAACTCTGTAAAGAGAGCGTCGGACTCTCCGTTACCGATACATTGCCATCCAGTAGATGGCCCTGAAGATTTTGGCGGCCACCGTAAATGTTCCCGGGCAAGGCCGTCCGTGTCCAATACCTGATATCTTATCCCGTTTTTATCAAGCGCAGCCTGTATGCAATGAAGATATTCAACATTCTCAGGCATTCTGTGAGCCGTACCCGCTCCGGCTGTGCAAATTTGAAGCACGCCTTTATGCACCTGAACATCATACGCGAGAATGTGACTGCAAACATAGGCAAGGACTTTCTCCTTAACCAATATGTTCCAGAACTCATCAGTATACTCGTGACCTATTTCACGTTGATAAGACCCGGAAAAGCCGTTGACGGGGAACACCGGATGGTGGCCGAGTACAATTTTATATCTTGCGTCGGAGTGCTGCCGTAGAGTTGCCTGTAGCCACTCTGTCTCCACATGCCCTTCGCCACCAAGGCCAGTCCAAAGCGTATGAATGAAAACCAACAATAAATCGTCGCGACGCACCCAATACGAAAGCCCTTTCTGATCTGCGGGTCCATTGTGGGGGAGCTTCAAAACTTCGCGAAAAATGTCTTCGCTCATCTTGTCATATGCGGTGTGGTTGCCGGTCGTGTGCCACATAGGGATATTTTGGCGGTCAAGCCAAGCCATTTCCACATTGAGCCAGTGTTTCCATTGTTCACGTAGAGCAGATGGATCAGGGGTCAAACCAATTATCTCATCACCGGGAAACAAGATGAATTCAGGCTGAGGAGTTAGGCGCTTCACAATAGCGTTTACGCTAGAAAAGGTTTTTTCGTGAAGAGCGCCGGGAACGCCAGAACACGAGTCGCCATACATTAGAAACTGATGCCCGCCCAATTCTGGAAGAAGTGCGGTTATAGGCTTCTCCGTCATCTTTTTATCTCTCTATTCGGTTTGAAAATATCTATGATAGTATTTTTTATAGCAACTATAGGGTGATTGGTGGCGCTTTGCACATGGTGTGAAAATAGAACGCTGACCCCCATTCATTATGATGACATCGGCGCACTAACCCCTAAAAAGAAAAGGCCCGAATTGCTCCGGGCCTTTATTGTTCAGAGGATCAAACCTTACTCAGCAGCTTCCTGATATTCGCTCATGGGCGGGCAGGTGCAGATGAGGTTTCGGTCGCCATAGACGTTGTCGATGCGGTTGACCGGGGACCAGTATTTGTCCACGCGGAAGGAACCGGGTGGGAAGCAGCCTTTTTCGCGGCTGTAGGGGCGGTCCCATTCGCCAACGAGGTCTTCCACCGTGTGCGGGGCGTTCTTCAACGGGTTGTTGAGCTTGTCCGAACGGCCTTCCTCGATGTCGCGGGCTTCCTCGCGGATGGCCAGCATGGCATCGCAGAAACGGTCGAGTTCTGCCTTGGTTTCGGATTCCGTCGGCTCGATCATCAGTGTGCCGGCAACCGGCCAGCTCATGGTCGGGGCATGGAAGCCGCAATCCATTAGACGCTTCGCCACGTCATCCACCGTCACACCGCAGCTTTCGTTCAGCGGGCGGGTGTCGATGATGCACTCATGCGCCACGCGACCGGCCTCGGACTTGTAGAGCACGTCATACGCACCCTTCAGTCTGGCAGCGATGTAGTTGGCGTTGAGGATGGCGACCTTGGTTGCCTGCGTCAGCCCTTCGCCGCCCATCATGAGGCAGTAGCTCCATGAAATGGGCAGGATCGATGGCGAACCGAATGGGGCTGCGGAGACAGCACCTGGGCGACCGTCGCCTGCCGGGTGTCCGGGCAGGTAAGGTGCGAGATGCGCCTTGACGCCAATCGGGCCCATGCCGGGACCACCGCCGCCATGCGGAATGCAGAAGGTCTTGTGCAGGTTGAGGTGCGACACGTCAGAACCGATATCGCCCGGACGGGAAAGACCGACCATGGCGTTCATGTTCGCGCCGTCCAAGTAGACCTGACCACCGTGTTGGTGGACGATCTCGCAGATCTCGCGAACGGTCTCTTCGAAGACGCCATGCGTGGACGGATAGGTGATCATGCAGCACGATAGGTTTTCCGCGTACTGCTCTGCTTTTGAACGGAAATCCTCGATATCGATATCGCCGTTCTCGCGCACCTTGACCGGCACGACCTTCATGCCGACCATCTGGGCGGAGGCAGGATTGGTGCCGTGCGCCGAGGTGGGGATGAGGCAGACATCGCGATGCGCATCGCCACGGGCGAGGTGGTAGTTGCGGATCGTCAGAAGGCCCGCATATTCACCCTGCGCACCGGAGTTTGGCTGCATGGAGAATGCGTCATAGCCGGTGACCGAGCAGAGCTTGGCCGAGAGATCGTCGATCATTTCCTTGTATCCCAGTGCCTGATCGGCGGGGACAAAGGGGTGGATGTCGGAGAACTCAGGCCAAGTGATCGGCAGCATTTCAGCCGTGGCGTTCAGCTTCATGGTGCAGGAGCCGAGCGGGATCATGGAGCGATCGAGAGCCAGATCGCGGTCCGAAAGACGGCGGATATAGCGCGTCATTTCGCTTTCGGCGCGGTTCATGTGGAAGATCGGATGCGTCATGTAAGCACTTGTACGCAATAGATCTTTTGGCAGTCGGTAATCCGGGTCGAAATCCGAAATCGAGAAGTTGCCGCCAAAGGCGCGCCATACGGCTTCCAGCGTTGCCGGGCGGGTGCGCTCGTCAAGGCTCATGCCGATTTTGGTGGAGCCGACCTTACGCAGGTTGACGCCCTCAGCCACGGCTGCACGCAGGATAAGTGCCTGCATGTGGCCAACATCGACGGTGATCGTGTCGAAGAAGGTTTCCGGCTCTATTGTGTAGCCGAGTTTCTCCAAGCCCTTCGCCATCAGGACAGCCTTCTGGTGCGTCTGCTGGGCGATGGCTTTGATGCCCTGCGGGCCGTGGAAGACGCCGTACATGGACGCCATGACGGC
This window contains:
- a CDS encoding ferredoxin--NADP reductase, translated to MNAPAKTEEFAVKIPDGVYAETVLSVEHYTDHLFRFRMTRPAGFRFRSGEFAMIGLMVGDKPIYRAYSIASPAWDEELEFFSIKVPEGPLTSHLQAIKPGDTVLMRKKPTGTLVLDALTPGKRLYMFSTGTGIAPFASLIRDPDTYEKFEEVILTHTCRDVAELKYGFDLVEEIRNHEFLSEIVGDKLKHYATVTREDYPFKGRITDLISNGKMFTDLGVPALDPAIDRGMICGSSAMLKDTKELLEKAGLTEGANNKPAEFVIERAFVG
- a CDS encoding DUF934 domain-containing protein; protein product: MTKIWNEGGFVENDNWVIETDEVKAGEGENAVLPLDAFLTKAAESNDVGLGVLITPADDVAKLEPFIDRIAIIAVSFPAFNDGRGFSHASLLRSRLNYQGELRAIGDVLIDQVPLMLRTGFTSFAVSNETALRRLSENRLPGIDVYYQPTAKPAAEGESYSWRRRAAV
- a CDS encoding MFS transporter, whose amino-acid sequence is MTSIASSSPQTGSYGNAPRSGISDRTLFALAVLNFFLADARDGLGPFLDAFLATNGWSPMQLGIIATVGGLVGLAVTPVCGALVDGSTWKRALIAGPVVLVTAGALITLIFTNEVVVWSGQIMTAVVGAVVGPALAGLTLGLVGERMFSHQISRNEFWNHGGNFASLFATYVAVSYFGVSGVIGLMVVTAIGTLIAIAAIDPNRIDHEVARGLGHDEGKPGPSGFDVLFHERGLILLAIILLIFHFGNAPMGRLIAQNFAVELNSPFKTTAIITGVAQFAMIFVAAITPWLIRRFGLSTVFLIGLAALPLRGVLAASFHEFWVVYPVQLLDGIGAGLLGIVTPVAVERILKGTGRFNVGLASVMTVQGIGASLSNGVAGWLTTEGGFGLSHMVGGGIAAIAIILFVMFRRDIVPKDETTEA
- the gcvP gene encoding aminomethyl-transferring glycine dehydrogenase, with protein sequence MTTPTEFHFTDYQPYDFANRRHIGPSPVEMEEMLKVVGYKSLDALIDATVPSSIRQKVPLTWGAALTEREALDRLRETANRNKVLTSLIGQGYYGTITPPVIQRNILENPAWYTAYTPYQPEISQGRLEALLNFQTMISDLTGLDVANASLLDEATAAAEAMSMCQRVAKSKANAFFVDANCHPQTIALIETRAAPLGWKVIVGNPFTDLDPVDVFGAIFQYPGTHGHVSDFSGLIARLHQTGAIAAVATDLLALTLLKSPGEMGADIAIGSSQRFGVPVGYGGPHAAFMSVKDAHKRSMPGRLVGVSVDARGNRAYRLSLQTREQHIRREKATSNICTAQVLLAVMASMYGVFHGPQGIKAIAQQTHQKAVLMAKGLEKLGYTIEPETFFDTITVDVGHMQALILRAAVAEGVNLRKVGSTKIGMSLDERTRPATLEAVWRAFGGNFSISDFDPDYRLPKDLLRTSAYMTHPIFHMNRAESEMTRYIRRLSDRDLALDRSMIPLGSCTMKLNATAEMLPITWPEFSDIHPFVPADQALGYKEMIDDLSAKLCSVTGYDAFSMQPNSGAQGEYAGLLTIRNYHLARGDAHRDVCLIPTSAHGTNPASAQMVGMKVVPVKVRENGDIDIEDFRSKAEQYAENLSCCMITYPSTHGVFEETVREICEIVHQHGGQVYLDGANMNAMVGLSRPGDIGSDVSHLNLHKTFCIPHGGGGPGMGPIGVKAHLAPYLPGHPAGDGRPGAVSAAPFGSPSILPISWSYCLMMGGEGLTQATKVAILNANYIAARLKGAYDVLYKSEAGRVAHECIIDTRPLNESCGVTVDDVAKRLMDCGFHAPTMSWPVAGTLMIEPTESETKAELDRFCDAMLAIREEARDIEEGRSDKLNNPLKNAPHTVEDLVGEWDRPYSREKGCFPPGSFRVDKYWSPVNRIDNVYGDRNLICTCPPMSEYQEAAE
- a CDS encoding metallophosphoesterase family protein produces the protein MTEKPITALLPELGGHQFLMYGDSCSGVPGALHEKTFSSVNAIVKRLTPQPEFILFPGDEIIGLTPDPSALREQWKHWLNVEMAWLDRQNIPMWHTTGNHTAYDKMSEDIFREVLKLPHNGPADQKGLSYWVRRDDLLLVFIHTLWTGLGGEGHVETEWLQATLRQHSDARYKIVLGHHPVFPVNGFSGSYQREIGHEYTDEFWNILVKEKVLAYVCSHILAYDVQVHKGVLQICTAGAGTAHRMPENVEYLHCIQAALDKNGIRYQVLDTDGLAREHLRWPPKSSGPSTGWQCIGNGESDALFTEFISPGNFVEFRFTGTTAEELCAPAQTLFTAYSPDIIAPIWFGTRGPTQTLTLIVGRQQGRSPSYWFGPDLPANSKFDFHLAFYPEMGPGGILYRQHDEIVWTSLRAATATGIEKVKWPGAWNTGYGQHGLVDCPFQGRDLTVNVCEWGRTSFTGRR
- a CDS encoding nitrite/sulfite reductase; translated protein: MYRYDEFDHAFVKGRVEQFRDQVERRLSGELAEDAFKPLRLMNGVYLQLHAYMLRVAIPYGTLNSKQMRMLAHIARKYDRGYGHFTTRQNIQYNWPRLADTPDILEELASVEMHALQTSGNCIRNVTADHFAGAAADEVADPRPYAEILRQWSSVHPEFSFLPRKFKIAVTGAERDRAAIQVHDIGLHLKKNDKGEIGFAVYVGGGQGRTPMIAKKIREFLPEEDLLSYTTAIMRVYNLHGRRDNKYKARIKILVHETGAEELARQVETEFVHLKNGELKLPDADIAAITTYFEPPQLKDRPESWESLARWKKADADFARWVDQNVQPHKHPDYGMVTISLKPIGGIPGDATDEQMEIVADIAAEYAFDEIRISHEQNIILPHVALADLEPVYRALAGAGLATANAGLITDIIACPGLDYCALANARSIPVSQEISRRFGAPERQAEIGELKIKISGCINACGHHHVGHIGLLGVEKKGAELYQITLGGSGDENSSIGEIIGRGFEPEKVTDAVETIVDTYLGLRLSKEETFLEAYRRVGPQPFKDALYPAAAEAA